In Sphingobium sp. Z007, one DNA window encodes the following:
- the hisH gene encoding imidazole glycerol phosphate synthase subunit HisH codes for MIALIDYGAGNLHSVHNALRKAGADDVTITADADVVAKADRIVLPGVGAFRACRDALVAIPGMVDAMTQAVNGRGVPFLGVCVGMQLLADAGEEFGRHEGLGWIPGTVRLIEPSDATVKVPHMGWNDVALNGAPPLLEAGEAYFLHSYHFEAADARHVAATTDHGGPLVAAVARDTIIGCQFHPEKSQRYGLAFLARFLDWRP; via the coding sequence ATGATCGCCCTGATCGATTATGGCGCGGGCAATCTCCATTCGGTGCATAATGCGCTGCGCAAGGCGGGGGCAGATGATGTGACGATCACCGCCGACGCCGACGTCGTGGCGAAGGCCGACCGCATCGTGCTGCCGGGCGTGGGCGCGTTCCGCGCCTGCCGCGACGCGCTGGTGGCAATCCCTGGCATGGTGGACGCGATGACGCAGGCGGTGAACGGACGCGGCGTGCCTTTCCTGGGCGTGTGCGTGGGGATGCAGTTGCTGGCGGACGCGGGCGAGGAGTTCGGGCGGCATGAGGGGCTGGGCTGGATACCCGGCACAGTGCGACTGATCGAGCCGAGCGACGCCACGGTGAAGGTGCCGCATATGGGGTGGAACGATGTCGCGCTGAATGGCGCGCCGCCGTTGTTGGAGGCGGGCGAGGCCTATTTCCTGCACAGCTATCATTTCGAAGCGGCCGATGCGCGCCATGTCGCCGCGACCACCGACCATGGCGGGCCGCTCGTGGCCGCGGTCGCGCGCGACACGATCATCGGGTGCCAGTTCCACCCGGAAAAGAGCCAGCGTTACGGGCTGGCCTTTCTGGCGCGGTTCCTGGATTGGCGTCCGTGA
- a CDS encoding YciI family protein has translation MFIVSLHYIVDLPTVDSHMDAHVAWLKAGLADGWLLVAGRKVPRDGGILIARGVKADIEAKVATDPFVLNGVAEVTLTQFNPSFVADGLEFLKT, from the coding sequence ATGTTCATCGTGTCGCTGCACTATATCGTCGATCTGCCCACTGTGGATTCGCATATGGACGCGCATGTGGCGTGGTTGAAGGCGGGGCTGGCCGACGGCTGGCTGCTGGTGGCGGGGCGCAAGGTGCCGCGGGACGGCGGCATATTGATCGCGCGCGGCGTAAAGGCCGATATCGAGGCGAAGGTGGCGACTGATCCCTTCGTGCTGAACGGCGTGGCGGAGGTGACGCTGACGCAATTCAATCCCAGCTTCGTGGCGGATGGCCTGGAATTCCTGAAAACATGA
- the hisB gene encoding imidazoleglycerol-phosphate dehydratase HisB, protein MRTAEIHRHTAETQIDVTVNLDGTGLYTVSTGIGFLDHMIEQLSRHSLIDMDVKTVGDLHIDQHHTTEDTAIAIGEALGKALGDKRGISRYGSVYSPMDETLSRVALDISGRPWLVCKLPFTVTKVGEWDTEMVEHFFHSFAQAAGITLHIELLYGSNNHHIVESAFKGLARALRQAVEIDPRKADAIPSTKGML, encoded by the coding sequence ATGCGCACGGCCGAGATTCATCGCCACACGGCGGAAACCCAGATCGACGTCACCGTCAACCTTGACGGGACTGGCCTTTATACGGTGTCGACCGGTATCGGCTTCCTGGATCATATGATCGAGCAGCTGTCGCGCCATTCGCTGATCGACATGGATGTGAAGACGGTCGGCGACCTGCATATCGACCAGCATCACACGACCGAGGATACCGCGATCGCGATCGGCGAGGCGCTGGGCAAGGCGCTGGGCGACAAGCGCGGGATCAGCCGCTATGGCAGCGTCTATTCGCCGATGGACGAGACGCTGAGCCGCGTGGCGCTCGACATTTCGGGTCGCCCCTGGCTGGTGTGCAAGCTGCCCTTCACCGTCACCAAGGTGGGCGAATGGGACACGGAGATGGTGGAGCATTTCTTCCACAGCTTCGCCCAGGCGGCCGGCATCACGCTGCATATCGAACTGCTCTATGGCAGCAACAATCACCATATCGTCGAAAGCGCGTTCAAGGGGCTGGCCCGCGCGCTGCGGCAGGCGGTGGAGATCGACCCGCGCAAGGCGGACGCGATCCCCTCGACCAAGGGTATGTTGTAA
- a CDS encoding SspB family protein, whose translation MSEDLPDSLIPYDEIVQEALRAVVGRVLGEVQQSGGLPGAHHFYITFKTSAPGVDIPKHLVERFPDEMTIVLQNKYWDLKVSDHHFEVSLTFNQVAAHLNIPFSAITAFVDPAVNFALQFQVAADELPEPHDAAENDAPQVTSEDGSNVVTVDFGKKK comes from the coding sequence ATGAGCGAAGACCTGCCTGACAGCCTGATTCCCTATGACGAAATCGTGCAGGAGGCCCTGCGCGCGGTCGTCGGCCGCGTGTTGGGCGAGGTGCAGCAGTCCGGCGGCCTGCCGGGCGCGCATCATTTCTATATCACGTTCAAGACCAGCGCGCCGGGCGTCGACATCCCCAAACATCTGGTGGAGCGCTTCCCGGACGAAATGACGATCGTCCTCCAGAATAAATATTGGGACTTGAAGGTCAGCGACCATCATTTCGAAGTCAGCCTGACCTTCAATCAGGTCGCCGCCCACCTCAACATCCCCTTCAGCGCGATCACCGCCTTCGTGGACCCCGCCGTCAACTTCGCCCTGCAATTCCAGGTCGCGGCCGATGAACTCCCCGAACCCCACGACGCGGCAGAGAATGACGCGCCGCAGGTAACGAGCGAAGATGGCTCGAACGTCGTGACGGTGGACTTCGGGAAGAAGAAGTAA
- a CDS encoding 23S rRNA (adenine(2030)-N(6))-methyltransferase RlmJ → MNYRHSFHAGNSADVVKHCLLIALVQALQQKPGALTLIDTHAGCGLYDLDGEEAQRTGESMQGVQRAFADPNPLLDDYRAAVRAVNVGAAPHLYPGSPQILAQLLRSQDFLILNEKHPEDAYALRGVMRGTSAAVHERDAYEFWLAMLPPRTPRGVVVVDPPYEQLDERARITATLAAAHRKWAHGVTVIWYPLKDRATHGRWKQQLRQLGIPKFLVAEHWLYDSEQPGLYNGAGLYIVNPPYAFTQALPPLLEALRVALAPEGHRGEITTDWLGD, encoded by the coding sequence ATGAATTATCGTCATTCCTTCCATGCTGGCAATAGCGCCGACGTGGTGAAGCACTGCCTGCTGATTGCCCTCGTGCAAGCCTTGCAGCAAAAACCAGGCGCGCTGACCCTGATCGACACCCATGCCGGCTGCGGTCTGTACGACCTTGACGGGGAGGAGGCCCAACGCACCGGCGAGTCCATGCAGGGCGTGCAACGGGCCTTTGCCGATCCAAATCCCTTGCTGGACGACTATCGCGCCGCCGTGCGGGCGGTGAATGTCGGGGCCGCGCCGCACCTCTACCCCGGCTCGCCGCAGATTCTGGCGCAGCTTTTGCGCTCGCAGGATTTTCTTATCCTGAACGAGAAACATCCCGAGGACGCCTATGCCCTGCGCGGCGTGATGCGCGGTACATCCGCTGCCGTGCATGAGCGCGATGCCTACGAGTTTTGGCTGGCGATGCTGCCGCCCCGAACGCCGCGCGGCGTGGTGGTGGTCGACCCGCCCTATGAGCAGCTGGACGAACGCGCGCGCATCACGGCTACCCTCGCCGCGGCGCACCGCAAATGGGCGCATGGCGTGACGGTGATCTGGTATCCCCTGAAAGACCGCGCCACGCATGGGCGCTGGAAGCAGCAGTTACGCCAACTTGGCATCCCGAAATTTCTGGTGGCGGAGCATTGGTTGTACGATAGTGAGCAACCCGGCCTCTATAACGGCGCTGGCCTTTATATCGTCAACCCGCCCTACGCCTTTACGCAGGCGCTGCCGCCTCTGCTGGAAGCCCTGCGCGTCGCGTTGGCGCCGGAGGGGCACAGGGGCGAGATCACA